The Chlorocebus sabaeus isolate Y175 chromosome 11, mChlSab1.0.hap1, whole genome shotgun sequence genomic interval TTAGGAAAGGAAGACCCACGTGCCGGGGAAGGACTgggaacaagacaaaaacaaatacactACAGCCCAGGCTGAAAACGGCAGGGACAGGGTGGGCTGGGGATGGAGGCATTTCGGGGAACGTCAAGCAGATGGAATCAGAAACCAAACGAAGCAGAGGGACCCACTCCACCAACATCCCCcagcctcccccaccaccacacagAGCCCAGGGCTGCCCTCGGGAGTCAGCAGCAAAAAGAGTTCTTGGCCTGAACCAGGGATCCCCCGAGGCGAGGGCAAGTGACCACAGAAGCTCAGCTAGGgccaggggaaggggaaggggcctGGGCTTGCATCCCGGACGTGGGTGCCTATGTGCTGAGCACTGACCGTGCCAGGGACAGGGAGGGAGCGATTTTCACCTGCAGTGTCCACACGGGCTTGCACCCCTTTATTCGACACCCCTGTGGTGGTGGGAGGTGACAGCAAACCCgaggctctggccctggccttgccTCCCACAGCACGGCCTGTGCCTCCCCAGGCTTCCCAGGAGGCCACTCTGGCACTGACCCAGCAGACACCACCTCTCTGTGACCTCCAGGTTTCCTCCAGATTTTACGCTTTTATTATTCAAAACACAGAAGGGGTGAGACACGGCTGCTCGGTCCTCCAGGAGCCTTTATTGATGTTTAACAATCAGGTTCCACGTCCCAGTGCCTGGGATTTGTTCTCAGACACTTCGTGCCACCAGGCTGGTCATTGCCTTTCAGTTCCCACAGATTTTCAGAGCTCCAGAAACAGCAGCACGAACAGTGAGCGAAGCTTCCACTGGAGCCAGCCCCAGAGCAACGGGTCCGGTGTGAACATCCCAGGGCCCAGGTCGGTCCCTCACACCCAGGTTGGAGCTCACGTCACTGAAGGAGAAGGCAAAGCTGAGGAAACGCGCCGGGGACGGCCCGAAGCTGAGGAAACGCGCGGGGGACGGGCCCGAAGGTGGGAAACCTGCGGGGGACGGGCCCGAAGCTGAAGAAACGTGCCGGGGACGGCCCCGAAGCTGAGGAAACGCGCGGGGGACAGGACGGAAGCTGAGGAGACCCGCGGGGGACGGGCCGGAAGCTGAGGAGACCGAAGCTGAGAAGACGCGCGGGGGACGGGCCGTGAAGCTGAGGAGACGCGCGGGGGACGGGCCCGAAGCTGAGGAGACGCGCGGGGGACGGGCCCGAAGCTGAGGAGACGCGCGGGGGACGGGCCCGAAGCTGAGGAGACCCGCGGGGACGAGGCCGTGAAGCTGAGGAGACGCGCGGGGGACGGGCCCGAAGCTGAGGAGACGCGCGGGGGACGGGCCGGAAGCTGAGGAGACCGAAGCTGAGGAGACGCGCGGGGGACGGGCCGTGAAGCTGAGGAGACGCGCGGGGGACGGGCCGGAAGCTGAGGAGACGCGCTGGGGACGGGCCGTGAAGCTGAGGAGACGCGCGGGGGACGGGCCCGAAGCTGAGGAGACGCGCGGGGGACGGGCCGTGAAGCTGAGGAGACGCGCGGGGGACGGGCCGGAAGCTGAGGAGACGCGCGGGGGACGGGCCCGAAGCTGAGGAGACGCGCGGGGGACGGGCCGTGAAGCTGAGGAAACGCGCGTGGTACGGGCCGTGAAGCTGAGGAAACGCGCGGGGGACGGGCCGGAAACTGAGGAGACGCGCGGGGGACGGGCCGTGAAGCTGAGGAGACGCGCGGGGGACAGGACGGAAGCTGAGGAGACCCGCGGGGGACGGGCCGGAAGCTGAGGAGACCCGCGGGGGACGGGCCGGAAGCTGAGGAGACCGAAGCTGAGAAGACGCGCGGGGGACGGGCCGTGAAGCTGAGGAGACGCGCGGGGAACGGGCCCAAAGCTGAGGAGACCCGCGGGGACGAGGCCGTGAAGCTGAGGAAACGCGCGGGGGACGGGCCGGAAGCTGAGGAGACGCGCGGGGGACGGGCCGTGAAGCTGAGGAAACGCGCGGGGGACGGGCCGGAAACTGAGGAGACGCGCGGGGGACGGCCGTGAAGCCGCTGCAGAAGGAGGACGTGAACGCCTGTGGCTGGGACACAGCATCTCCCGACGCCAGCCTCGTGGGGGCCGGGACAGCACCGGAGGCCGACGGCCACGCTCAGCGCCCGAGAGGGACGCCCACGAGCAGCGCCACACGCCCGGAGCTGCTCCCAGCGCCCACGACGGGGCCTGGTGGTACCCGAGGGCTGTGAACAAGCCTCACCTGTGGGGACCGGCACCGTTTCACCCCACATGGGAGCTTTGGGCTCCAGCAAACACACTTGCGCCCCACCGCGTTTGCGCCGCTGGCAACCTGGCCCTCCCCTGACCCCTGCGCCGCTGGGCCCTGCCGCTGACCCAGGGCTCCGCAGAGTCAGAGCCTGCACCGCGAGGCTTATCCCATGGATTTCCCGTCGGGGAAAACCACAGCAGCGGTCAgcgggagggaggggagaagccAGGACCCTCTTCCTCCAGGGCTCGTGAGGCCGTTCCCTCTCTGGCCTGAAGACGTTCAACTCCGGCTCCTACGGGGGCTCGTCCTGGGTCCTCCTCCCCGCAGCCCCGCAGGCTCTGACGGTCTCTGACTGGGCACCCGTGGCCTGGGGGCCTGGTGGGCTCCGTGCCAGCCCAGGAGCCTTCTCTGCGGCCCCCACTTTATGAGATGGGTGGTGAAGCGCCAGCCTTTCCGAGCCGGGGTGCCTGGGTGCTCTGCCCGCCCCATGAGTTCAGAGCCCACCTCTCACGGCCCCGGACCTGGCCCAGTTGCTGGGTTTCTGTGTGACTTCCCTGTTACGGCCAGGGGAGGGCCTGGAGGCTGAGCCCCCACCCGGGACTCACCAGGGGCAGGCACTGGGCCAGGATCCCGGTGCGGGGCATGCAGCGGAAGGGGCTGTCCTCCCTCAGCTGGATGCAGCACTGGCTGCTACACTCCTGGTGGCTGCTGCAGAAGTTGCCGTTGGGCTGGGGAGGCAGCCAGGCAGTGGTCATGGAGAGGGCCATCTCCTGCTACCGCTGCTCCATCCGCCCCAGGTGCCCGAAGCTCACCTTACGCCAGGGCACACACTGCAGGAAGATGGTTTGGGATGTGCAGAACTCCTGCGGGCTCTTGTTGTTGCGGACGCAGCAGCTGCTCTGGCACTCTGAGTTGTCTGAGCATCTGTACCCGTTGGGCTATGGGACAGGAGACGCCTCATCCCTGCACCCACCATCCACTCCCTGGCTCTTCCGGGGCAGGTAGGAGGGGGCCACAAGCAGTTTCGCTCTTCTGCCCCCTACCCCCTGCATGCACCTCACCTTCTTCCAGGGCAGGCACTGCAGGAGGATGGTCTTAGGGGTGCAGAGCGTGTGTGGGTCCAGGCTGTTGGTGGTACAGCAGTTGCTCTGGCACTCCTCATGGCTCCTGCATGGCTCCCCGATGACCTGAAATGCCACTCACCAGCTCGCTCACCTGTTCCTGGGCAGGGCCTGCAGACCCAGTACTCAGGAAGGGCCTCCCCTCTCTCTGGCTCCTCTGTGTCATCATCCTTCAAACTTGGGTTCCCTGAGAAGTTTCTGGAACAAACCCAGACTGCTGTGGCTCTGGCAGGTCAGTGCTGGGGGCCCAGGGCTGAGAAAGGGAATGTCTACCGTGAGCCATGTGGAAGAGGGTAAACCAAGGCACTGAGGGCAAGGATGCAGCAGCAGAGCATGGGCGAAGCTCTCGGGCcggcccagtgcctggcattttACAGGAGAAGAAACAAGCTCAGGAAGGGCGAGCACGGTGCCCGGGATCACACAGCCAGCAGAGGCGAGCTGACAGCCAGGCCCGCCCCCCCGTGCTAAGGCTTGTAGCCACCCCCCACCCACACAGAAGGCACCACCGTGGGTGCGACTTGCTTGCTCAGAGTGTTGTGGATGAGGCTATGTCTACTGACGTTACTGCATTCGACCCTAAAACTGAGAGAATTTTAAGATAACAATAGGAATCCCATTGCCTATTAACATAAATAACAACCTTATTAAAAGTGAGTAtattttctggccaggcgcaatggctcatgcctgtaatctcaacactttgggaggccgaggccagtggatcacctgaggtcaggagttcaagaacagcctgatcaacatggtgaaaccccatctctactaaaaatacaaaatttagctaggtgtggtggcgggagcctgtaagccgagctactcaggagggggacgcaggagaatcgcctgaaccgggaaggtggaggtttcagtgagctgagatcgcgccactgcactccagcctgggcaacagggcgaggcttcatcacacacacacacacaaatttaaaaagtaataaaataaaaaagaaaaatgggtatattttaaaaaacagaagtgtGCACCGGTGCAGCTCCCACGCAGCCCTGCTCCTTCCTGCCTGGTTGACCGTGGCCGTAGTGGCCCCAGTGCTGCTCCTGGTGCTGGGGTCACCATCCCATAGCCTCAAATGTGCTTAGGCAGCACAGCCGGGGGTGTGGCCAGGAGAGTGAGTGTGGCCTCCGGGAAGGTTTCATCCAGGAAGACACTTTGTGTCGCTTTgagagcctctttttttttttttcgagacagagtcttgctctgttgcccaggctggagtgctgtggccggatctcagctcatgcaagctccgcctcctgggttcacgccattctcttgcctcagcctcccaagcagctgggattacaggcgcccgccaccttgcccggctagtttttgtatttttagtagagacggggtttcacgatgttagccaagatgctctcgatctcctgacctcatgatctgcccagctcggcctcccaaagtgctaggattacaggcgtgagccaccgcgcccggtcttgAGAGCCTCTTGATGGAAGGTGGCAGCCCCTGTGGGCAGGGCCTGCAGGGGCATCGGGCCACTGGCACCTACCTTATGGGACAGGTTCATCTGCTGCTTCTGCAGCCCATA includes:
- the LRCOL1 gene encoding leucine-rich colipase-like protein 1, producing MSVFLLGLKEGTRRRRKRQGCDCAQGAAGLPGPWSGFFSALGCLIEKLQPGLSHLYTEEPLGPDGKRSTCPMAGPGWTMLLLLLLLPLGSLVGYGLQKQQMNLSHKVIGEPCRSHEECQSNCCTTNSLDPHTLCTPKTILLQCLPWKKPNGYRCSDNSECQSSCCVRNNKSPQEFCTSQTIFLQCVPWRKPNGNFCSSHQECSSQCCIQLREDSPFRCMPRTGILAQCLPL